In the Adlercreutzia equolifaciens DSM 19450 genome, one interval contains:
- a CDS encoding GIY-YIG nuclease family protein, whose product MAAASTHYMYVLECADGSLYTGYAVDVRARLAVHNAGKGAKYTRARLPVSLLAYAEFATKHDAMHAEYVFKQLSRNEKDALLAAASHATFEEALKNVLT is encoded by the coding sequence ATGGCTGCGGCCTCTACTCACTATATGTACGTGTTGGAATGCGCCGATGGGTCGTTGTACACCGGCTATGCCGTGGACGTGCGCGCGCGGCTAGCGGTGCACAACGCCGGCAAGGGCGCGAAGTACACCCGCGCTCGCCTGCCCGTGAGCCTGCTCGCCTATGCCGAGTTCGCCACCAAGCACGATGCCATGCACGCGGAATACGTCTTCAAGCAGCTTTCCCGCAACGAAAAGGACGCCCTGCTCGCCGCCGCCTCGCACGCAACCTTCGAGGAGGCCCTGAAAAACGTGCTTACCTGA
- a CDS encoding IS3 family transposase: MLEERAEFPVKMMARLLGVSRSGFYSRLSRGAPEDEWAAERAEVERVWRESDGRFGHRMVRAMMPPEMAHVTLYRVLALMRELGISGCTPNASKRTTVPGSGADGRPDLVGRDFESPVPTYKLVGDITYLRTGEGWLFLSTVIDLNTRMVVGWALSERMTADIVASALEAARSRGYVAEGAIFHSDRGAQYTSRLVAEWAAAHGVRLSVGRTGSCHDNAVAESFFATLKNEMYHRRSFPTRAEARRAVVGFIEGYYNRRRPHSTIGYRIPAQVMEEFFERTAPRPGELPLAA; encoded by the coding sequence ATGCTGGAGGAGAGGGCCGAATTCCCGGTGAAGATGATGGCGAGGCTGCTGGGCGTGAGCCGCTCGGGCTTCTACAGCCGGCTCTCCCGCGGCGCGCCCGAGGACGAGTGGGCCGCGGAGAGGGCCGAGGTGGAGCGGGTGTGGCGCGAGTCGGACGGCCGCTTCGGCCACCGCATGGTCCGCGCCATGATGCCGCCCGAGATGGCCCACGTCACGCTCTACCGCGTCCTGGCGCTCATGCGCGAGCTGGGCATCAGCGGCTGCACGCCCAACGCGAGCAAGCGCACGACCGTGCCCGGGTCGGGGGCCGACGGCCGCCCCGACCTCGTCGGCCGCGACTTCGAGAGCCCCGTGCCCACCTACAAGCTCGTGGGCGACATCACCTACCTGCGCACCGGCGAGGGCTGGCTGTTCCTGTCCACGGTGATCGACCTGAACACCCGCATGGTCGTGGGCTGGGCGCTCTCCGAGCGCATGACGGCCGACATCGTGGCCTCCGCGCTCGAGGCGGCCCGCTCGCGGGGCTACGTGGCGGAGGGCGCCATATTCCACAGCGACCGCGGCGCCCAGTACACCAGCCGCCTGGTCGCCGAGTGGGCGGCCGCCCACGGCGTGAGGCTGTCGGTGGGGCGCACGGGATCGTGCCACGACAACGCGGTGGCCGAGTCGTTCTTCGCCACGCTGAAGAACGAGATGTACCACAGGAGGAGCTTCCCCACCCGCGCAGAGGCGCGCCGGGCGGTGGTGGGGTTCATCGAGGGCTACTACAACCGCCGGCGGCCCCACTCCACCATAGGCTACCGGATACCGGCGCAGGTGATGGAGGAGTTCTTCGAGAGGACCGCGCCGCGGCCCGGGGAGCTGCCCCTGGCGGCGTGA
- a CDS encoding transposase gives MVANQNKYTPEFKRETADYIIAAVAEGRSIKGCCEELGLSDRTVGKWVADRRRELGGEPAPEAAGRELRDAQRRIRELEMENAFLKKAAAFFASDRL, from the coding sequence ATGGTTGCCAACCAGAACAAGTACACCCCCGAGTTCAAGAGGGAGACCGCCGACTACATAATCGCCGCCGTCGCGGAGGGCCGCTCCATCAAGGGCTGCTGCGAGGAGCTGGGGCTCAGCGACCGCACCGTGGGCAAGTGGGTGGCCGACCGCCGCCGCGAGCTGGGCGGCGAGCCGGCGCCGGAGGCCGCCGGGCGCGAGCTGAGGGACGCGCAGAGGCGCATCCGCGAGCTCGAGATGGAGAACGCCTTCCTGAAAAAAGCCGCGGCCTTCTTCGCCAGCGACCGCCTGTAG
- a CDS encoding GatB/YqeY domain-containing protein: MEYQQLQDEIKTAMKARDNHRRDILRQVHTELKAIEVNERREVTEADVDAMLKRTIKQTKETLDGSIKAGNNQERTDTLTEQVAILEEYLPRQVEGDELAALIDEVLADTGASTKKDMGRVMGELTKRTGGNFDKAGAAKILGGKLS; encoded by the coding sequence ATGGAATACCAGCAGCTGCAGGACGAGATCAAGACGGCCATGAAGGCGCGCGACAACCACCGACGCGACATTCTGCGCCAGGTGCACACCGAGCTTAAGGCCATCGAGGTGAACGAGCGCCGCGAGGTGACGGAGGCCGACGTGGACGCCATGCTCAAGCGCACCATCAAGCAGACGAAGGAGACGCTGGACGGATCCATCAAGGCCGGCAACAATCAAGAGCGCACCGACACCCTCACCGAGCAGGTAGCCATTCTGGAAGAGTACCTGCCCCGCCAAGTGGAAGGCGACGAGCTGGCGGCGCTCATCGATGAGGTGCTCGCCGACACGGGCGCGTCCACCAAGAAGGATATGGGCCGCGTCATGGGCGAGCTCACGAAACGCACCGGCGGCAACTTCGACAAGGCCGGCGCCGCTAAGATCCTCGGCGGAAAACTGAGCTAG
- a CDS encoding ABC transporter permease codes for MYLKLALRNIRRSVRDYAVYFITLLFGVAVFYAFNSIGSQQILFDMETSASRSVFASTTYILGMFSIVVACVLGFLILYANQFLIRRRKREFGTYLVLGMTPGHVSRIVLYETVLVGVLSLAVGLICGVLLSQGLSFFTAALFGTTMTNYQFVFSPDAFLVTLACFAAIYVVVAAFNTITVSRCKLIDLIRAGEKNERAGVRNPWVCLVGFVAAVAILVYAYEQLIENGLVMLDQPEFIRATIAMLVGSLLFFWSLAGFAIAVLTRLRGVYLRKLNLFTVRQIASKVNTAFLSLWAVCVLLFFSITVFSSGMGLVEVFVGGAERSNPYSATLEAAVWYGPDGSKASSSGDPLDRRAEMEAEAPERLAQAESFNWDMAAALQEAAPELWDETVGAFAQVSTYSAPDMTYDPLVAAAEATGVDPSALRLDDLGSVRTTHLTVVSLSDFNGTRALQGQDPVELAAGTCALANNMDMVTPLARAVLDAAPTVTIAGEEYALAGPLYDTQLEDNAMAATALVIIAPDEAVEALKAAGCIPDTQYLNVMYADNGKTAGENDAALGDIVAALQPRDMGGFEKGTQGADDPYASLLWPVTRILTANEMLSQSAGLRLMITYLALYIGFVFLISTAAILAIQQLSQASDSTPRYRILWKLGCDRGMIYRSLLAQVLVYFLVPLGLAVCHSVCAIGVLSDSLLDAIGVSSAGPIMMAAGLTLVIYGGYMLVTYLAARGIVKGSLQQG; via the coding sequence ATGTATCTTAAGCTCGCCCTGCGCAATATCCGCCGGTCGGTGCGCGATTACGCCGTCTACTTCATCACGCTCTTGTTCGGCGTGGCGGTGTTCTACGCGTTCAACTCCATCGGCAGCCAGCAGATTCTCTTCGACATGGAAACCTCGGCCTCGCGAAGCGTGTTCGCATCCACCACCTACATACTGGGCATGTTCTCGATAGTCGTGGCCTGCGTGCTGGGCTTCCTCATCCTGTACGCGAACCAGTTCCTCATCCGCCGACGCAAGCGGGAGTTCGGCACCTACCTGGTGCTGGGCATGACGCCGGGGCACGTGTCGCGCATCGTGCTGTACGAGACCGTGCTCGTGGGGGTGCTTTCCCTGGCCGTGGGCCTCATCTGCGGCGTGCTGCTTTCCCAGGGACTGTCGTTTTTCACCGCCGCGCTGTTCGGCACGACGATGACCAACTACCAGTTCGTGTTCTCCCCCGACGCCTTCCTCGTCACGCTCGCCTGCTTCGCCGCCATTTACGTGGTGGTGGCCGCTTTCAACACCATCACCGTGAGCCGCTGCAAGCTCATCGACCTCATCCGCGCCGGCGAGAAGAACGAGCGCGCCGGCGTGCGCAACCCGTGGGTCTGCCTCGTGGGGTTCGTCGCAGCGGTGGCTATCCTCGTCTACGCCTACGAGCAGCTCATCGAAAACGGTCTGGTGATGCTGGACCAGCCCGAGTTCATCCGCGCCACCATCGCCATGCTCGTGGGATCGCTGCTGTTCTTCTGGTCGCTCGCCGGCTTCGCCATTGCCGTGCTCACGCGGCTGCGCGGCGTGTACCTGCGGAAGCTGAACCTGTTCACCGTGCGCCAGATCGCCAGCAAGGTGAACACGGCGTTTCTGTCGCTGTGGGCCGTGTGCGTGCTGCTGTTCTTCTCCATCACGGTGTTCTCCTCGGGCATGGGGCTCGTGGAGGTGTTCGTTGGCGGCGCGGAACGCTCGAACCCCTATTCCGCCACCTTGGAGGCGGCCGTGTGGTACGGGCCCGATGGGTCGAAGGCTTCCTCGTCGGGCGACCCACTTGATCGCCGCGCCGAGATGGAGGCCGAAGCCCCCGAGCGCCTGGCCCAGGCGGAGTCCTTCAACTGGGACATGGCTGCCGCCCTGCAAGAGGCCGCGCCAGAGCTGTGGGACGAGACCGTAGGCGCCTTCGCTCAGGTGAGCACCTATTCAGCCCCGGATATGACCTACGACCCCCTCGTTGCCGCTGCCGAGGCCACCGGCGTTGATCCGTCGGCCCTGCGTCTGGACGACTTGGGCTCCGTACGCACAACGCATCTCACCGTGGTGTCGCTCTCCGACTTCAACGGCACCCGTGCGCTGCAAGGCCAGGATCCCGTGGAACTGGCAGCGGGCACCTGCGCCTTGGCGAACAACATGGACATGGTCACGCCTTTGGCCCGCGCCGTGCTGGACGCGGCCCCCACGGTGACCATCGCCGGCGAGGAGTACGCCCTGGCAGGTCCCCTGTACGACACGCAGCTGGAAGACAACGCCATGGCGGCCACAGCCCTGGTCATCATCGCTCCCGATGAAGCCGTAGAAGCCCTGAAAGCCGCCGGCTGCATTCCCGACACCCAGTACCTGAACGTGATGTACGCCGACAACGGTAAGACCGCCGGCGAGAATGACGCGGCCTTAGGCGACATCGTGGCGGCCCTGCAACCCCGCGACATGGGCGGTTTCGAGAAGGGCACCCAAGGCGCCGACGACCCCTACGCGAGCCTCTTGTGGCCGGTCACGCGCATCCTCACGGCGAACGAGATGCTCTCCCAGTCCGCCGGGCTGCGTCTCATGATCACGTATCTGGCGCTCTACATCGGCTTCGTCTTCCTCATTTCCACGGCGGCCATTTTGGCCATCCAGCAGCTCTCCCAGGCGTCCGATTCAACGCCGCGCTACCGCATCCTGTGGAAGCTCGGCTGCGACCGCGGCATGATCTACCGGTCGCTTCTGGCCCAGGTGCTCGTGTACTTCCTCGTGCCGCTGGGTCTGGCGGTATGTCATTCCGTCTGCGCCATCGGCGTGCTGTCCGATTCCCTGCTGGACGCCATCGGCGTGTCCTCGGCCGGCCCCATCATGATGGCCGCCGGCCTTACGCTGGTCATCTACGGCGGCTACATGCTAGTGACCTACCTGGCCGCCCGCGGCATCGTGAAGGGCAGCCTGCAGCAGGGATAA
- a CDS encoding ABC transporter ATP-binding protein: protein MLSVRSIEKVFGSRDSVTHALAGVSFDVAAGEFVGIMGPSGSGKTTLLNCVSTIDTVTSGHIIVGGRDITGMSKRQLAKFRRDDLGFIFQDSNLLDTLTGFENISLALTIKGEPARAIPGKVNAMAARLGVDGVLQKYPYQMSGGQKQRVAAARAMVTDPKLILADEPTGALDSRAATVMLEIMEMMNEQMGATIMMVTHDAFAASYTNRVLFIKDGAVFNELRRGDESRDAFFSRIMEVVSFLGGEAGHVS, encoded by the coding sequence ATCCTCTCGGTGCGCTCCATCGAAAAAGTCTTCGGCAGCCGCGACTCGGTCACCCACGCGCTGGCCGGTGTCAGCTTCGACGTGGCCGCCGGCGAGTTCGTCGGCATCATGGGTCCCTCGGGCTCCGGCAAAACAACGCTTCTGAACTGCGTCTCTACCATCGATACGGTCACGAGCGGGCACATCATCGTAGGCGGCCGCGATATCACCGGCATGTCGAAGCGCCAGCTGGCGAAGTTCCGTCGCGACGACTTGGGCTTCATCTTCCAAGACTCGAATCTGCTGGACACGCTCACCGGCTTCGAGAACATCTCGCTGGCCCTCACCATCAAGGGCGAGCCGGCCCGCGCCATTCCCGGCAAGGTGAACGCCATGGCCGCGCGCCTCGGTGTGGATGGCGTGCTGCAGAAGTATCCCTACCAGATGTCCGGCGGCCAGAAGCAGCGCGTGGCCGCAGCCCGCGCCATGGTCACCGACCCGAAGCTCATCTTAGCCGACGAGCCCACCGGCGCCCTCGATTCCCGCGCCGCCACGGTGATGCTGGAGATCATGGAAATGATGAACGAGCAGATGGGTGCCACCATTATGATGGTCACCCACGACGCCTTCGCCGCCAGCTACACGAACCGCGTGCTGTTCATCAAGGACGGCGCCGTGTTCAACGAGCTGCGCCGGGGCGACGAGAGCCGCGACGCGTTCTTCTCGCGCATCATGGAGGTCGTGTCGTTCCTCGGCGGGGAGGCCGGCCATGTATCTTAA
- a CDS encoding sensor histidine kinase, giving the protein MSGHNTVAREDCEISCASHAAEGGRDASAAGERVNAHTANAPIAAFTPASYVRDNVIGLAAFLLALASTVLILPALGVNSSGVLLVADILTLIALGAGFLDYRRKAAFYHELHHLTEQLRQACVLPSLIAEPPFLEGEIAYDVARRLSQLSAEETAALRDDAAAYRRYVELWIHEIKTPIAAIKLMLANNPGPESAKVARELERIEAQVDQALYYARSTSVERDYAIREVNLTDAAREACKRHSRFLIEKGCTPAFDIPDALTVLADEPWLVFILGQVVTNAAKYGATTLAFTVREEEPGTPRGRTVLEVRDNGCGIPAADVPRVFERGFTGQVGRAHGSATGMGLYLVASLCASMGLHVGLASEEGTGTRVILTFPHDRTHKELFGA; this is encoded by the coding sequence ATGAGCGGGCACAACACAGTGGCACGCGAGGACTGCGAGATCTCTTGCGCGTCGCATGCTGCGGAAGGGGGCCGCGACGCGAGCGCTGCAGGAGAACGCGTCAACGCGCACACCGCCAATGCGCCCATCGCTGCCTTCACGCCCGCTTCCTATGTGCGCGACAACGTCATCGGCCTCGCGGCCTTTTTGCTCGCCCTCGCCAGCACCGTGCTCATTCTGCCTGCGCTCGGCGTGAACTCGTCGGGGGTTCTGCTCGTCGCCGACATTCTTACGCTCATCGCGCTGGGCGCCGGCTTTCTGGACTACCGCCGCAAAGCCGCCTTCTATCACGAATTGCACCACCTTACCGAGCAGCTGCGCCAAGCCTGCGTGCTTCCCTCCCTCATCGCCGAGCCGCCTTTTCTGGAAGGTGAGATCGCTTACGATGTGGCCCGTCGCCTCTCCCAGCTTTCCGCCGAGGAGACAGCGGCCCTACGCGACGACGCGGCCGCCTATCGCCGCTATGTGGAGCTGTGGATTCACGAGATAAAGACCCCCATCGCCGCCATCAAGCTCATGCTCGCCAACAACCCCGGGCCCGAGTCGGCCAAAGTGGCCCGCGAGCTGGAACGCATCGAGGCCCAGGTGGACCAGGCCCTCTACTACGCGCGATCCACCTCGGTCGAGCGCGACTACGCCATCCGCGAAGTGAATTTGACCGATGCGGCGCGGGAAGCCTGCAAGCGCCACAGCCGCTTCCTCATCGAGAAAGGCTGCACCCCCGCCTTTGACATTCCCGACGCCCTGACGGTGCTGGCCGACGAGCCCTGGCTCGTGTTCATCTTGGGACAGGTGGTCACCAACGCGGCGAAGTACGGCGCCACCACCCTCGCCTTCACCGTCCGCGAGGAGGAGCCCGGCACCCCCCGAGGCCGCACGGTGCTTGAGGTGCGCGACAACGGCTGCGGCATCCCCGCCGCCGACGTGCCCCGCGTGTTCGAGCGCGGCTTCACCGGCCAGGTCGGCCGCGCCCACGGTTCGGCCACGGGCATGGGCCTTTACTTGGTAGCGAGCTTGTGCGCTTCCATGGGACTGCACGTAGGCCTCGCCAGCGAAGAGGGCACGGGCACCCGCGTCATCCTCACCTTCCCCCACGACCGCACCCACAAGGAACTCTTCGGCGCATAG
- a CDS encoding response regulator transcription factor — translation MAQRIYLIEDDTALRAELAHVLELSGYAVAAYEGTWGDTAARALAAEPDCIVLDLKLPGADGHSICRDIRAKSSVPILMLTSSESEFDEVMAMNLGADDYVTKPYRPAVLLAHLQALLRRSASPAAGMTILHKGVTLNMGAGTVEFQGRTAELTRNELRILQTLMRNPGVVVPRSEIMCALWESDAFIDDNTLTVNVNRLRKTLGSLGVPEDFLATRRGVGYTV, via the coding sequence ATGGCCCAGCGCATTTATCTCATCGAAGACGATACCGCCCTGCGCGCGGAGCTGGCCCACGTGCTGGAGCTTTCCGGCTACGCCGTGGCGGCCTACGAGGGCACCTGGGGCGACACCGCGGCACGCGCCCTCGCTGCCGAGCCCGACTGCATCGTGCTCGATCTGAAGCTGCCCGGCGCCGACGGGCATTCCATCTGCCGCGACATCCGGGCCAAAAGCTCGGTGCCCATCCTCATGCTCACCTCTTCGGAGAGCGAGTTCGATGAAGTGATGGCCATGAACCTAGGGGCCGACGATTACGTGACCAAGCCCTATCGGCCCGCCGTGCTGCTCGCGCATCTGCAGGCGTTGCTGCGGCGCAGCGCGAGCCCTGCTGCCGGTATGACGATCCTCCACAAAGGCGTGACGTTGAACATGGGCGCCGGCACCGTGGAATTCCAAGGACGCACCGCCGAACTCACGCGCAACGAGCTGCGCATCCTGCAGACACTCATGCGCAACCCCGGCGTGGTGGTGCCTCGCAGCGAGATCATGTGTGCCCTGTGGGAATCCGACGCCTTCATCGACGACAACACGCTAACCGTGAATGTGAACCGCTTGCGCAAAACCCTCGGTTCCCTAGGCGTTCCGGAGGACTTCCTCGCTACCCGCCGCGGTGTGGGGTACACGGTATGA
- a CDS encoding Rpn family recombination-promoting nuclease/putative transposase produces the protein MGERKLKFQDRWMFNRVLCEEEVCRKVLRAALGIEAGEIAYLNAEQCFEPLAAGRGVRLDVFARGDGRVYDIEMQVARERDLGRRMRYYQAAMDVGELGSGEDFGALPESYVLFFCRHDAYGKGEPAYVIERRCGVHPDLAVGDASPWVVLNASAWEASADPGLRDVLRYLRTGEAEGPLSSEIDALVGVFNEDREWVDRVLTYEQETEMRCRKAREEGREEGREEGEARLAVLVGALLADGRSEDVAAAVEDKVRREELYAELGI, from the coding sequence ATGGGAGAGCGGAAGCTCAAGTTCCAGGATCGCTGGATGTTCAACCGCGTGCTATGCGAGGAGGAGGTGTGCCGCAAGGTGCTGCGCGCCGCGCTGGGGATAGAGGCGGGGGAGATCGCCTACCTGAACGCCGAGCAGTGCTTCGAGCCGCTCGCCGCCGGACGAGGCGTGCGCCTGGACGTGTTCGCCCGGGGCGACGGGCGGGTCTACGACATCGAGATGCAGGTCGCCAGGGAGCGAGACCTGGGGCGCCGCATGCGCTACTACCAGGCCGCCATGGACGTGGGGGAGCTGGGGTCGGGCGAGGACTTCGGCGCGCTGCCCGAGAGCTACGTGCTGTTCTTCTGCCGCCACGACGCCTACGGCAAGGGCGAGCCCGCGTACGTGATCGAGCGCAGGTGTGGGGTCCATCCCGACCTTGCTGTGGGCGACGCCTCCCCGTGGGTAGTGCTGAACGCCTCGGCGTGGGAGGCCTCCGCCGACCCCGGGCTGCGGGATGTGCTACGATACCTCCGGACCGGGGAGGCCGAAGGGCCCTTGTCGTCGGAGATCGACGCCCTGGTCGGCGTGTTCAACGAGGACAGGGAGTGGGTGGACCGCGTGCTTACCTACGAGCAGGAGACCGAGATGCGCTGCCGAAAGGCGCGGGAGGAAGGCCGGGAGGAAGGCCGGGAGGAAGGCGAGGCCCGTCTCGCCGTGCTCGTGGGCGCTCTGCTGGCCGACGGCCGTTCCGAAGACGTGGCCGCTGCGGTGGAGGACAAGGTGCGTCGCGAGGAGCTCTACGCCGAGCTCGGAATATGA
- a CDS encoding PH domain-containing protein, translated as MREMPANQLNPRIKSVWRINDAIWIVVSFLCCFLPFAIIALVAPEEAWAGVVALIVAILFVALLVLCVVVLPPIRYARWRYELTPDYLDIARGIFWRKRFVIPFIRVQNTDTRQGPILRAFGLSSVTVATAAGEHEIPGLGIEEADVLRDRAAELARLAREDV; from the coding sequence ATGCGAGAAATGCCCGCCAATCAGTTGAACCCGCGCATTAAGAGCGTTTGGCGCATCAACGATGCCATTTGGATCGTTGTCTCATTCCTGTGCTGCTTTCTGCCCTTCGCTATCATAGCGTTGGTGGCGCCAGAAGAAGCGTGGGCCGGGGTGGTGGCTCTTATTGTCGCTATCTTGTTCGTGGCGCTGCTTGTGCTGTGCGTGGTGGTGCTGCCGCCCATTCGCTATGCTCGTTGGCGCTACGAGCTTACGCCGGATTACCTGGATATTGCTCGCGGCATCTTCTGGCGCAAGCGCTTCGTCATTCCGTTCATCCGCGTGCAGAACACCGACACGCGCCAAGGGCCCATCCTGCGCGCCTTCGGGCTGTCCAGCGTCACCGTGGCAACTGCCGCCGGCGAGCACGAGATTCCCGGCCTCGGCATCGAAGAGGCCGACGTGCTGCGCGATCGTGCCGCCGAGCTGGCGCGTCTGGCCCGAGAGGACGTATAA